Proteins from one Chroococcidiopsis sp. CCMEE 29 genomic window:
- a CDS encoding YlqD family protein has product MDLPNRQMLLKRAVNIKVIVTPRWRDEIQQQLQAQINQIDQQLQQLDIQGQRAIAEIQKQSLQPPGPQTLQQIDNIQLQVNQKKSELLEQKNQSLQNLQQVQLLELGQEVNQFQLEGFFSIEPGDDLISKLQVEVLLRDGIVEEIRGEI; this is encoded by the coding sequence ATGGATCTCCCTAACCGCCAAATGCTGCTAAAGCGAGCCGTTAACATTAAGGTAATTGTCACTCCCCGTTGGAGGGACGAAATACAGCAGCAACTCCAGGCTCAAATCAACCAAATCGATCAACAATTGCAACAGCTAGACATACAAGGACAACGGGCGATCGCCGAAATTCAAAAACAGAGTCTGCAACCTCCTGGTCCCCAAACCCTGCAACAAATTGACAATATCCAACTCCAGGTCAATCAGAAGAAAAGTGAACTACTAGAGCAGAAGAATCAGAGTCTGCAAAATCTCCAGCAAGTGCAGTTACTAGAACTGGGGCAGGAAGTCAACCAATTTCAGCTAGAAGGCTTTTTCAGCATCGAACCGGGTGATGACCTGATTAGCAAGTTGCAAGTCGAAGTTCTGTTGCGTGATGGAATTGTGGAAGAAATTCGCGGTGAAATTTAA